Part of the Fundidesulfovibrio terrae genome is shown below.
GAGCCGCCCACGGAGATGCGCTGGCCCACGGCCAGCCCCAGGGCGTTCAAGCCCTCCACGGCGATGTTCTCCGCGAAGGCTCCGGGCCCGATGGTGGGGAGCTTCTCGCGCATGAGCTCCATGCTGCCGAAGTCCAGCAGGCTCACCTGCCTGCCCGTGCCCGCGTGGGCGTCTCCGGCCACGCCGCTGTCCACGACCAGTTCTATGGAATCCACCGGAGCTTTCTTTTCTCCGGTTCTGACGCTCACGCACACGGCTCGTACAACGGGCATGGAACCCTCCGTAACAACTCGGGTTTCTTTTTGCATACCTTTTTGGTGGGAAATAGGCAAGCCGCCATTCCCGCGTTGACGGCTC
Proteins encoded:
- a CDS encoding MOSC domain-containing protein translates to MPVVRAVCVSVRTGEKKAPVDSIELVVDSGVAGDAHAGTGRQVSLLDFGSMELMREKLPTIGPGAFAENIAVEGLNALGLAVGQRISVGGSAVLEITQIGKTCHHGCEIRRIVGDCIMPKQGLFAKVLAAGRVKPGDPLERLN